A genomic window from Salvia hispanica cultivar TCC Black 2014 chromosome 5, UniMelb_Shisp_WGS_1.0, whole genome shotgun sequence includes:
- the LOC125188545 gene encoding transmembrane 9 superfamily member 11-like, which yields MGSFHSLKVSVLLIVLVISQLSEGFYLPGSYPHKYEVGDSLNVKVNSLTSIDTEMPFSYYSLPFCQPKEGIKDSAENLGELLMGDRIENSPYRFKMYTNETEIFLCQTKPLSGHEFKLLKKRIDEMYQVNVILDNLPAIRYTKKDGYMLKWTGYPVGAKVDDGYYIFNHLKFTVLVHKFEENNMARVMGTGDAAEMIPPEKNQGSAIPGYMVVGFEVVACSFQHKDELVKNLKMYNKYPASISCDPNAVAMPIKENEPLAFSYEVSFVEKDIKWPSRWDAYLKMEGAKVHWFSILNSLMVITFLAGIVLVIFLRTVRRDLTQYEELDKEAQAQMNEELSGWKLVVADVFRAPSNPALLCVMVGNGVQILGMAAVTILFAALGFMSPASRGTLITGMLFFYMVLGIAAGYVAVRLWRTIFCGDNKGWIGVSWKVSCFFPGISFLIFTLLNFLLWGSNSTGAIPFSLYVILILLWFCISVPLTLVGGYFGAKAPHIEFPVRTNQIPREIPQQKYPSWLLVLGAGTLPFGTLFIELFFIMSSLWMGRVYYVFGFLFVVLMLLVVVCAEVSLVLTYMHLCVEDWKWWWKSFFASGSVAIYIFLYSINYLIFDLKSLSGPVSATLYLGYSLFMVFAIMLATGTVGFLSSFWFVHYLFSSVKLD from the coding sequence ATGGGATCTTTTCACAGTTTGAAGGTGTCGGTCTTGCTTATCGTGTTAGTGATTTCTCAATTGAGCGAAGGGTTTTATCTACCCGGTAGTTACCCTCACAAATATGAAGTCGGTGATTCCTTGAATGTGAAAGTGAATTCTTTGACTTCAATTGACACTGAAATGCCCTTTAGCTATTATAGTTTGCCATTCTGTCAACCCAAAGAGGGTATTAAGGATAGTGCAGAGAATCTCGGTGAGCTTCTCATGGGTGATAGGATTGAGAATTCGCCCTATAGGTTCAAGATGTACACTAATGAGACCGAGATTTTCCTCTGCCAAACAAAGCCTTTGTCGGGTCACGAGTTTAAGCTTTTGAAAAAGAGGATTGATGAGATGTATCAGGTCAATGTGATTCTTGATAACTTGCCAGCAATTAGGTACACTAAGAAGGATGGGTATATGTTGAAGTGGACGGGTTACCCGGTGGGTGCCAAGGTCGATGACGGGTACTATATCTTCAATCACTTGAAGTTTACAGTCCTTGTCCATAAGTTCGAAGAGAACAATATGGCTCGTGTAATGGGCACTGGGGATGCTGCTGAGATGATCCCGCCTGAGAAAAACCAGGGATCAGCTATACCAGGGTACATGGTTGTCGGGTTTGAGGTGGTGGCTTGTAGTTTCCAGCATAAGGATGAATTGGTTAAGAACTTGAAAATGTATAACAAGTACCCAGCTTCAATTAGCTGTGATCCAAACGCGGTGGCCATGCCTATCAAGGAGAATGAGCCGCTTGCTTTTTCGTATGAGGTCTCTTTTGTGGAGAAGGACATCAAGTGGCCTTCAAGGTGGGATGCGTATTTGAAGATGGAGGGTGCTAAAGTGCATTGGTTTTCGATTCTGAATTCGCTCATGGTGATCACTTTCTTGGCCGGTATTGTGCTTGTGATCTTCTTGAGGACTGTTAGGCGGGATCTTACCCAGTATGAGGAGCTCGACAAGGAAGCTCAAGCTCAGATGAATGAGGAGTTGTCGGGTTGGAAGCTCGTTGTTGCTGATGTCTTCCGTGCCCCTTCTAATCCAGCGCTCCTGTGTGTGATGGTCGGTAATGGGGTCCAGATTCTTGGAATGGCTGCGGTGACAATTTTATTCGCTGCCCTCGGATTTATGTCCCCAGCGTCACGGGGGACTCTTATTACAGGCATGCTGTTTTTCTACATGGTTCTTGGAATTGCAGCCGGGTATGTAGCTGTTCGTTTATGGAGGACGATCTTCTGTGGGGATAACAAGGGATGGATTGGTGTCTCGTGGAAGGTGTCTTGTTTCTTCCCCGGTATTTCATTCCTGATTTTCACTCTCTTGAATTTCTTATTGTGGGGTAGTAACAGCACAGGAGCAATTCCTTTCTCTTTGTATGTCATCCTCATATTGCTGTGGTTCTGTATCTCTGTTCCCCTCACCCTTGTTGGTGGCTACTTTGGTGCGAAGGCGCCTCATATAGAATTCCCTGTTCGAACAAACCAAATCCCCCGAGAAATCCCACAGCAGAAGTATCCATCATGGCTGTTGGTTCTTGGCGCTGGGACCCTTCCCTTTGGCACACTCTTCATCGAGCTCTTCTTTATCATGTCGAGCCTCTGGATGGGCCGTGTGTACTATGTTTTCGGATTCCTCTTTGTCGTGCTCATGCTTTTGGTGGTGGTTTGTGCTGAGGTGTCGCTTGTTCTTACTTACATGCATCTTTGTGTGGAGGACTGGAAATGGTGGTGGAAGTCTTTCTTTGCATCTGGTTCAGTCGCTATATACATTTTCCTTTACTCCATCAACTATTTGATATTCGACCTCAAGAGTTTGAGCGGGCCTGTCTCTGCAACGCTCTACTTGGGCTACTCGCTCTTCATGGTGTTCGCAATCATGCTTGCAACTGGCACAGTGGGCTTCCTCTCCTCGTTCTGGTTCGTGCATTACCTGTTTTCATCTGTGAAGCTGGACTGA
- the LOC125189279 gene encoding uncharacterized protein LOC125189279 produces MDSLKGQWKQLNGNANKWVAACRAANARKRSGMSDQDVENEAHSIYKGDGGNGFQDLIVFNEVMSKHEKWSVHDATHVFPDNENFANEQDGSSSKRTKTSESGEYTIPSNPETPTSGHSTSSRPIGRDKAKRKGKGKVTQSDSINAQCAADLHALRLAKDNENEIARARLQLEREKLDKPSMKMYQRMLLKLLEKEHLSPEDQDMKRNLTEIVFGK; encoded by the coding sequence atggaCTCTTTGAAGGGTCAATGGAAACAACTTAACGGAAACGCCAACAAATGGGTGGCTGCTTGCAGAGCTGCCAACGCCCGAAAAAGGAGTGGCATGAGCGACCAGGATGTTGAGAATGAAGCTCATAGCATCTACAAAGGCGACGGAGGCAACGGCTTTCAAGATTTGATAGTGTTTAATGAAGTTATGAGTAAACATGAGAAGTGGAGTGTTCATGATGCAACACATGTATTTCCTGACAATGAAAATTTTGCTAATGAACAGGATGGCAGCAGCTCAAAGAGGACAAAGACTTCTGAATCCGGCGAGTATACTATCCCTTCAAATCCGGAAACTCCCACATCTGGACATTCAACTAGTTCCCGACCTATAGGCAGAGACAAggcaaaaagaaaaggaaaaggcaaGGTAACACAATCTGATTCTATTAATGCACAATGTGCTGCAGATCTTCATGCACTTAGGCTAGCTAAAGATAATGAGAACGAAATAGCAAGGGCTCGACTGCAGCTAGAACGTGAAAAGCTGGATAAGCCCTCTATGAAGATGTACCAAAGAATGTTGCTTAAGTTGTTGGAGAAAGAGCACTTGTCCCCAGAAGATCAAGACATGAAACGCAACCTAACGGAGattgtgtttggaaaataa
- the LOC125189280 gene encoding uncharacterized protein LOC125189280 translates to MSSSENSSLSSDSSSDDSNTIALNQWEERVSQQNHQIYTIVENMLSNIPNLTAGVQASRVRKRYCERQREIGAERLINDYFGPNPTYGPEVFRRRFRMHKSVFLRIVEAVTANDEYFQERRDATGRQSLSSLQKCTGAMRVLAYGTSSDVVDEYLRMSSTATRDSLMHFVDGVISCFGATYLRRPNEQDMAKLLYVADQRGFPGMIGSIDCMHWQWKNCPNAWAGQYTGRSGKPTIILEVVASYDLWIWHAFFGTPGSCNDINVLHRSPVFDDVLEGRAPYVNYVVNGHQYNRAYYLTDGIYPAWATFVKSITSPQTQKHKLFAQHQESIRKDVERAFGVLQARFAFLRRPCLVWDKILMGKIMMACIIMHNMIVEDERDTYQNYYDATEFIEDTHTRVHEENVEAFCYSTQRIGSLSSYMTNRAQLRNREAHIALREDLIEHIWNKFGTNN, encoded by the coding sequence ATGTCTTCCAGTGAAAACTCATCACTTTCATCAGATTCAAGTTCTGATGATTCAAATACCATTGCACTCAATCAATGGGAAGAACGAGtttctcaacaaaatcatcaaatttatacaattGTTGAGAATATGTTATCTAACATTCCCAATCTAACTGCAGGGGTCCAAGCTTCTAGAGTAAGAAAAAGGTATTGTGAAAGGCAACGCGAGATTGGTGCTGAGCGTTTGATCAATGACTATTTTGGTCCCAACCCGACGTACGGACCAGAGGTGTTCCGACGCCGATTTCGCATGCACAAATCCGTATTCCTTCGGATAGTAGAAGCTGTGACTGCTAACGATGAGTATTTTCAGGAGAGACGCGATGCTACTGGGAGACAAAGTTTGTCCTCTTTACAGAAGTGTACAGGAGCTATGCGGGTGTTGGCGTATGGGACATCATCCGATGTCGTCGATGAATATTTGCGGATGAGTTCAACGGCGACAAGAGATTCTCTAATGCATTTTGTTGATGGTGTTATTTCATGTTTTGGTGCCACATATCTTAGAAGACCTAATGAACAAGATATGGCCAAACTTCTATATGTAGCAGATCAACGTGGTTTCCCAGGCATGATAGGGAGTATAgactgcatgcattggcaGTGGAAAAATTGTCCTAACGCATGGGCTGGACAATATACAGGGAGAAGTGGAAAACCAACGATCATTTTGGAAGTTGTGGCATCATACGACTTATGGATATGGCATGCATTCTTTGGGACTCCAGGTTCGTGCAATGATATTAATGTACTCCATCGGTCTCCTGTTTTTGATGATGTCTTAGAAGGTCGAGCACCATATGttaattatgtagtgaatGGTCATCAATATAATAGGGCATACTATCTTACTGATGGCATATATCCTGCATGGGCTACATTTGTCAAATCAATCACTTCTCCACAAACTCAAAAGCATAAGTTGTTTGCTCAACACCAAGAGTCCATTAGAAAAGATGTTGAGCGAGCATTTGGAGTCCTACAAGCACGTTTCGCATTTTTGCGACGGCCGTGTCTTGTATGGgataagattttgatgggaAAAATTATGATGGCTTGtatcatcatgcataatatGATAGTAGAAGATGAACGTGatacatatcaaaattattatgatGCCACTGAGTTTATTGAAGATACGCATACAAGAGTACATGAAGAAAATGTTGAAGCCTTTTGCTATTCCACTCAACGGATCGGGAGCTTGTCATCATATATGACTAATCGAGCTCAACTCCGCAATAGAGAAGCTCATATTGCTCTTCGAGAAGATTTGATTGAGCACATTTGGAATAAATTTGGcacaaacaattaa
- the LOC125188281 gene encoding protein ENHANCED DISEASE RESISTANCE 2-like, which translates to MASSPALNKVGGDATVASESVSEENSPPAKNSVKQNGYDTTIRSHSSGSGDRFEYSGWVFHLGVNKIGREYCHFRFLKIRGKYLEMYKRDPHDNPGTKPIRRGVIGHTLMVEELGRRKVNNIDMYALRFYNRLDEEKKGEIACTTAGDARKWMEAFDHAKQVVEYELSRGASVRNKLSMEDEIDLEGHRPRVRHYAHGLKKLIRIGQGPEMLVRKASSLSGNSLETYYDADGGDAVEAHEWRCVRTVNGVRIFEDVASSTNGKGVLVKAVGVVDASADTVFEIVLNTDRQRRYEWDALTGDLELIDSINGHYDVVYGTFDPRYLTWWQSKRDFVFSRQWFRGQDGKYTILQFPSIHKNRPPRSGYERTKINPSTWEMSDLSTSSSANGARCLITQTLEINPKGWFKWRNKHCPKFEKTVPYALLSQVSGLKEYIGANPALASVFSTTIVHSKSSDLSGSNSEFEDAEGADEFYDATDDSSSDDDDDENDNKEVNKDMKTKLRNISWAIAGLSAKRASGQESSVLNTLVSPINLDSDEFHGTMRRAKDELDKNCWSSPDGSGFMIRGKTYLKDGMKVKGGEPLLKLVAVDWFKVENCASKVALHPKSLAQSAAGKKLPFIFIINLEVPARPNYSLVLYYAADRPVIKSSLLGKFIDGTDMYRDSRFKLIPSITEGYWMVKRAVGTKACILGKAVTCNYLRQDNFLEIDVDIGSSSVARGVISLVLGYVTSLVVDLAIVIEAKEEAELPEFILGTVRLNRVQLDTAVDLDQ; encoded by the exons ATGGCTTCCAGCCCCGCACTCAACAAGGTCGGAGGCGACGCTACTGTGGCGTCGGAGTCCGTCTCCGAGGAGAATTCGCCGCCGGCGAAAAATTCCGTGAAGCAGAACGGCTACGACACCACTATCAGAAGCCACAGCTCCGGCAGCGGCGACAGGTTTGAGTATTCCGGCTGGGTTTTTCATCTCGGTGTGAATAAAATTGGGCGCGAGTATTGCCACTTCCGCTTTCTCAAAATACGCGGCAAGTATTTGGAGATGTACAAACGCGATCCTCATGACAATCCCGGCACT AAACCTATTCGAAGGGGTGTCATAGGACACACACTTATGGTAGAGGAATTGGGTCGACGGAAGGTGAACAATATT GATATGTATGCGCTAAGGTTCTACAATCGTTTGGACGAAGAAAAAAAGGGTGAG ATTGCTTGTACTACAGCTGGTGATGCCCGAAAATGGATGGAAGCATTTGATCACGCTAAACAAGTG GTAGAATACGAGTTATCAAGAGGTGCTAGTGTGAGAAACAAGCTGAGTATGGAGGATGA gaTTGACCTGGAGGGTCATCGGCCTAGAGTGCGGCATTATGCTCATGGATTGAAAAAGCTAATAAGGATTGGACAAG GGCCAGAAATGCTTGTGCGCAAAGCCTCAAGCTTATCTGGGAATAGTTTGGAGACATATTATGATGCAGATGGTGGCGATGCTGTTGAAGCACATGAATGGAGGTGTGTCCGCACAGTCAATG GTGTGAGAATATTTGAAGATGTCGCCAGCTCCACG AATGGTAAAGGGGTACTGGTCAAAGCGGTTGGTGTTGTAGATGCGAGTGCTGATACCGTGtttgaaattgtgttaaataCTGATCGACAAAGGAGATACGA GTGGGATGCTTTGACTGGTGACTTGGAGTTGATTGATTCTATAAATGGACACTATGATGTTGTGTATGGGACTTTCGATCCACGTTATCTAACTTG GTGGCAGTCAAAGAGGGACTTTGTCTTTTCAAGGCAATGGTTTCGCGGACAAGATGGAAAATACA CAATCCTGCAGTTTCCTTCTATACACAAGAATCGGCCTCCAAGATCCGGCTACGAACGCACAAAAATTAACC CTTCCACATGGGAGATGAGTGATTTAAGCACATCTTCTTCAGCAAATGGTGCAAGATGTCTCATCACACAAACACTAGAAATAAACCCCAAAGGTTGGTTCAAGTGGAGGAATAAGCACTGTCCGAAGTTTGAAAAGACTGTTCCTTATGCGTTACTAAGTCAAGTATCAG GTCTAAAGGAATATATTGGCGCAAACCCAGCACTTGCATCAGTGTTCTCCACCACAATAGTTCATTCCAAATCATCTGATCTTTCTGGATCCAACAGTGAATTTGAGGATGCAGAAGGAGCGGATGAGTTCTATGATGCAACTGATGATTCATCCTCTgatgacgacgacgacgagAACGACAACAAAGAAGTCAATAAG GACATGAAGACTAAACTGAGGAACATATCCTGGGCCATAGCAGGTCTATCAGCAAAAAGGGCTTCAG GGCAAGAATCAAGTGTGTTGAATACACTTGTATCTCCGATTAATCTCGATTCAGATGAGTTTCATGGGACCATGAGGAGAGCGAAGGATGAACTTGACAAGAATTGCTGGTCATCTCCTGATGGTTCTGGATTCATGATCAGGGGGAAGACATACTTGAAAGATGGCATGAAG GTGAAGGGGGGAGAACCTCTTCTCAAGCTAGTAGCAGTTGACTGGTTCAAGGTGGAAAATTGTGCCTCAAAAGTTGCACTGCATCCTAAAAGCCTGGCCCAG AGTGCGGCAGGGAAAAAGCTTCCATTCATCTTCATTATCAATCTTGAG GTGCCTGCTAGACCGAACTATAGTCTTGTTCTCTATTATGCTGCAGACAGGCCTGTAATCAAGAGCTCACTATTGGGAAAATTTATTGATGGCACTGACATGTATCGTGATTCAAGATTCAAACTTATTCCAAGCATTACTGAG GGGTACTGGATGGTAAAACGTGCTGTCGGAACCAAAGCTTGCATTCTTGGAAAAGCAGTCACGTGCAATTACCTTAGACAAGACAACTTTCTCGAG ATTGATGTGGATATTGGTTCATCGTCTGTAGCCAGGGGCGTAATCAGTCTCGTTCTTGGATATGTTACAAGCCTTGTCGTTGATCTTGCCATAGTTATCGAG GCAAAAGAAGAGGCAGAACTGCCCGAATTCATTCTTGGAACTGTTAGGCTAAACCGTGTACAGCTTGATACTGCTGTCGACTTAGATCAGTGA
- the LOC125189113 gene encoding leucine-rich repeat receptor-like protein kinase TDR, translating into MQVPMEILHLILLTPLMLLMQPLLAEDDPLSYALLNLKYEILDHSNTLSDWSLPSQPHPSPQIHACSWTGVKCNHNSTKITALDLSMKNLGGSLSGKQFNLFVDLVDLNLSHNSFSGKLPPGIFHLKGLTSLDISRNNFSGVFPPGISNLTNLVVLDAFSNSFSGALPRDVASLDSLEILNFAGSYFSGPIPSEYGSFKSIQFIHLAGNFLNGNIPPELGKLKTVSHMEIGYNLYEGGIPWQFGNMSELTYLDIADCKLSGPIPSQLSNLTKLESLFLFRNMLSGKIAWELSRIWNLKSLDLSDNMLSGPIPDSFSELKNLKLLSLMYNEMSGSVPDGIAKLPQLDTLLIWSNYFTGSLPEDLGRFSKLQHVDVSTNLFVGNIPAGICAGGELAKLILFTNNFTGGLSPSLSNCSSLVRLRLEDNRFSGEISLHFGNFPDVSYVDLSTNLFVGGLPSDIDQALKLEYFNASGNPHLGGVVPMNLWSLPNLQNFSMVSCGVSGNIPPFEGCKSVVVIELGMNNLSGNVQESVSNCKQLVVMDLASNNLSGSIPMELATLPALTILDLSHNALTGSIPAKFGVSSSLRLLNVSYNDISGAIPSNNTFKMMDESAFVGNPKLCGAPLRPCPSGNGISNGLQLGSRRAQKLAWVLILCAVTALFIMAAVFGIVYLRRGSKGQWKVVAFDGLPQFTANDVLRSFNCVEATALPDSICKVVLPTGITVSAKKIEWEAKEMKEMLQFLTRIGDTRHANLTRLLGICYNNQLAYLLYDYMPNGNLAEKIGMSRDWEAKCRIIHGVAKALCFLHHDCFPAIPHGNLKARNVLLDENMEPRLSEFGLSSIVESVENPLPAKIRKETGGFITSIRDELDMDVYNFGELILEVLTNGKVGNASQSLQREDLMTLVGDDNGIAPSSPLHEAMKSVVEVALLCTRSIPSHRPTMQDAIKLLPGPKTRGRH; encoded by the exons ATGCAAGTTCCAATGGAGATTCTCCACCTAATTCTGCTAACTCCATTGATGTTGTTGATGCAGCCACTTCTTGCAGAAGATGATCCCCTCTCCTACGCCCTCTTAAACTTAAAATACGAGATTCTTGATCACTCCAACACCTTGAGTGACTGGTCTCTCCCCTCTCAACCCCACCCCTCCCCCCAAATCCACGCCTGCTCATGGACCGGCGTCAAATGCAACCACAACTCCACCAAAATCACAGCTTTAGACCTCTCGATGAAGAATCTTGGCGGCTCCCTCTCCGGAAAGCAGTTCAATCTCTTCGTCGATCTCGTCGATCTCAACCTCAGCCACAACTCCTTCTCAGGCAAACTCCCACCTGGGATCTTCCACCTCAAAGGCCTCACATCATTAGACATAAGCAGGAACAATTTCTCTGGTGTTTTCCCACCTGGGATTTCTAATCTTACCAATCTTGTTGTTCTTGATGCCTTCAGCAACAGCTTCTCTGGGGCCCTCCCCCGAGATGTTGCAAGCCTTGATTCCCTCGAAATCTTGAATTTTGCAGGGAGTTATTTCAGTGGGCCGATACCATCAGAGTATGGATCCTTCAAATCGATCCAATTCATTCATTTGGCTGGGAATTTTCTCAATGGAAACATACCTCCTGAGCTGGGGAAGCTCAAGACGGTTTCTCATATGGAGATTGGTTACAACTTATATGAAGGGGGGATTCCGTGGCAGTTTGGGAATATGAGTGAGCTCACCTATCTTGACATTGCAGATTGCAAGCTCTCAGGCCCCATCCCATCCCAACTCAGCAACCTCACCAAGCTTGAATCCCTTTTCCTCTTTAGGAATATGTTGAGTGGTAAGATTGCATGGGAGCTCAGCAGAATCTGGAACCTCAAAAGCTTGGATCTTTCAGATAATATGCTCTCTGGGCCGATCCCAGACAGTTTTTCTGAGCTGAAAAACCTCAAATTGCTGAGCTTGATGTATAATGAGATGTCTGGCTCTGTCCCTGATGGCATTGCTAAGCTTCCACAGCTTGATACTCTCCTAATATGGAGCAATTACTTCACTGGCTCACTGCCTGAGGATTTAGGCAGGTTTTCCAAGCTGCAACATGTCGATGTTTCAACTAATTTGTTTGTGGGAAACATTCCTGCTGGTATCTGTGCTGGAGGGGAGCTGGCGAAGCTGATTCTGTTTACGAATAATTTCACCGGAGGGCTGTCTCCATCTCTCTCAAATTGTTCGTCTCTGGTTCGCCTACGACTTGAAGACAACCGGTTTTCAGGTGAAATCTCTCTGCATTTTGGGAATTTTCCTGATGTTTCATATGTGGACTTGTCAACGAATTTGTTTGTAGGAGGTCTTCCATCTGATATTGATCAAGCTTTAAAGCTTGAGTATTTCAATGCGTCTGGTAATCCACATCTAGGCGGCGTAGTTCCAATGAATTTATGGTCATTGCCTAATTTGCAGAACTTTTCCATGGTTTCCTGTGGTGTGTCTGGGAATATCCCTCCATTTGAAGGGTGTAAATCTGTTGTTGTAATTGAATTGGGAATGAATAATTTATCTGGAAATGTTCAAGAAAGTGTGTCTAATTGTAAGCAGCTTGTGGTTATGGATTTAGCTAGTAATAATTTGAGTGGCTCAATACCTATGGAGCTTGCTACTCTCCCTGCTCTCACCATATTAGACCTTTCACACAATGCTTTAACTGGCTCCATCCCAGCCAAATTTGGGGTCTCTTCGAGTTTGAGGCTTCTTAACGTGTCCTATAATGATATCTCGGGTGCAATCCCTTCTAACAACACGTTCAAGATGATGGACGAGAGCGCGTTTGTTGGCAATCCGAAGCTCTGTGGGGCGCCCCTGAGACCATGCCCTAGTGGGAATGGGATCTCGAACGGGCTCCAGCTTGGGAGCAGGAGAGCTCAGAAGCTGGCTTGGGTTCTCATATTATGTGCAGTGACTGCTTTGTTCATCATGGCTGCAGTTTTCGGGATAGTTTACTTGAGAAGAGGGAGTAAAGGGCAGTGGAAAGTGGTTGCTTTTGATGGGCTTCCTCAGTTCACAGCAAATGATGTTTTGAGGAGCTTTAACTGTGTTGAAGCCACGGCTTTGCCAGACTCAATCTGCAAAGTGGTTCTGCCCACGGGGATCACTGTCTCAGCTAAGAAGATCGAGTGGGAGGCGAAGGAGATGAAGGAGATGTTGCAGTTTTTGACTAGGATTGGTGATACTAGGCATGCGAATTTGACAAGATTGCTTGGTATTTGCTACAACAATCAGCTTGCTTATTTGTTGTATGACTATATGCCTAATGGAAACCTAGCCGAGAAGATTGGGATGAGCAGAGATTGGGAGGCCAAGTGCAGGATTATTCATGGAGTTGCAAAGGCTTTGTGCTTCCTTCATCATGACTGCTTTCCTGCTATCCCGCATGGGAATCTCAAGGCGAGGAACGTGCTTCTTGATGAAAACATGGAGCCCCGTTTGTCCGAGTTTGGACTCAGTTCAATAGTTGAATCAGTAGAAAATCCCCTACCGGCAAAGATTAGAAAAGAGACAG GTGGTTTCATAACATCGATAAGGGACGAACTGGACATGGATGTGTACAACTTCGGGGAGCTGATTCTCGAGGTCTTAACAAATGGGAAAGTGGGGAATGCATCACAGAGCCTTCAAAGGGAGGATCTGATGACGCTAGTTGGAGATGACAACGGCATTGCTCCCTCCTCACCGTTGCACGAGGCAATGAAGTCGGTCGTTGAGGTTGCGCTTCTCTGCACGAGGAGTATCCCATCTCATAGGCCTACTATGCAAGATGCAATCAAGCTCTTGCCAGGGCCAAAAACCAGAGGGCGTCACTAG